Proteins found in one Panthera tigris isolate Pti1 chromosome B3, P.tigris_Pti1_mat1.1, whole genome shotgun sequence genomic segment:
- the GJD2 gene encoding gap junction delta-2 protein, with translation MGEWTILERLLEAAVQQHSTMIGRILLTVVVIFRILIVAIVGETVYDDEQTMFVCNTLQPGCNQACYDRAFPISHIRYWVFQIIMVCTPSLCFITYSVHQSAKQRERRYSTVFLTLDREPPESMGGPGGTGGGGSGGGKRDDKKLQNAIVNGVLQNTENTSKETEPDCLEVKELTPHPSGLRTAARSKLRRQEGISRFYIIQVVFRNALEIGFLVGQYFLYGFSVPGLYECDRYPCIKEVECYVSRPTEKTVFLVFMFAVSGICVVLNLAELNHLGWRKIKLAVRGAQAKRKSVYEIRNKDLPRVSVPNFGRTQSSDSAYV, from the exons ATGGGGGAATGGACCATCTTGGAGAGGCTGCTGGAAGCCGCGGTGCAGCAGCACTCCACTATGATCGGGAG gATCCTGTTGACTGTGGTGGTGATCTTCCGGATCCTCATTGTGGCCATTGTGGGGGAGACGGTGTACGATGATGAGCAGACCATGTTTGTGTGCAACACCCTGCAGCCCGGCTGTAACCAGGCCTGCTATGACCGCGCCTTCCCCATCTCCCACATTCGTTACTGGGTCTTCCAGATCATAATGGTGTGTACCCCGAGTCTCTGCTTCATCACCTACTCTGTGCACCAGTCTGCCAAACAGCGAGAACGCCGCTACTCTACTGTCTTCCTAACCCTGGACAGGGAACCCCCTGAGTCCATGGGGGGTCCTGGAGGAACTGGGGGTGGAGGCAGTGGTGGTGGCAAACGAGATGATAAGAAGTTGCAAAATGCCATTGTCAATGGGGTGCTGCAGAACACAGAGAACACCAGCAAGGAGACAGAGCCAGATTGTTTAGAGGTTAAGGAGCTGACCCCACACCCATCAGGGCTGCGCACTGCTGCACGATCCAAGCTCCGAAGGCAGGAAGGCATCTCCCGCTTCTACATTATCCAAGTGGTGTTCAGAAATGCCCTGGAGATTGGGTTTCTGGTAGGCCAATACTTTCTCTATGGCTTCAGTGTCCCAGGGTTGTATGAGTGTGACCGCTACCCCTGCATCAAGGAGGTGGAATGTTATGTGTCCCGGCCTACTGAGAAGACTGTCTTTTTAGTGTTCATGTTTGCCGTGAGTGGCATCTGTGTTGTGCTCAACCTGGCTGAACTCAACCACCTGGGATGGCGCAAGATCAAGTTGGCCGTGCGAGGGGCCCAGGCCAAGAGGAAGTCAGTCTATGAGATCCGCAACAAGGACCTGCCCCGGGTCAGTGTTCCCAATTTTGGCAGGACTCAGTCCAGTGACTCTGCCTATGTGTGA